One region of Syngnathus scovelli strain Florida chromosome 15, RoL_Ssco_1.2, whole genome shotgun sequence genomic DNA includes:
- the tpst1l gene encoding tyrosylprotein sulfotransferase 1, like, producing the protein MRVSRSNVLLGCVLLCSASLLYLGLSGLDCPPASRRSRWAELHRGSGNPNASLGEHLPEDTPLIFIGGFPRSGTTLMRVMLDAHKAVRCGEETRVIPRLLTMRASWSRSAKERLRLDEAGVTDQVLDSAVRAFLLEVIVGHGEPAPRLCNKDPFALKSLTYLAHIFPKSKFVLMVRDGRASIHSVISRKVTISGFDLNNPRDCLTKWSNAVETMFNQCVAAGPERCLPVRYEHLVLHPEREMRQLLRFLELRWDPAVLHHEELIGKAGGVSLSKVERSTDQVVKPVNTEALAKWVGHIPDDVVEHMAEVAPMLARLGYDPRANPPDYARAPPLSNPALPWKVAEPSGAV; encoded by the exons ATGCGAGTGAGCCGCTCCAACGTCCTGCTGGGGTGTGTGCTCCTTTGCTCCGCCTCCCTGCTCTACCTGGGCTTGAGTGGGTTGGACTGCCCCCCCGCAAGCCGGCGCTCCCGCTGGGCAGAACTCCATCGGGGCTCGGGCAATCCCAACGCTTCGCTGGGCGAGCACCTTCCTGAAGACACACCCCTCATCTTCATCGGCGGCTTTCCCCGCAGTGGCACCACCCTGATGCGGGTCATGCTGGATGCCCACAAGGCCGTGCGCTGTGGGGAGGAGACCCGCGTCATCCCCCGACTGCTCACCATGCGCGCCTCCTGGAGCCGCTCCGCCAAGGAGCGCTTACGCCTGGACGAGGCCGGTGTCACCGACCAGGTCCTGGACTCGGCCGTGCGCGCCTTCCTCCTCGAG GTTATCGTGGGCCACGGCGAGCCGGCGCCTCGTCTGTGCAACAAAGATCCCTTCGCCTTGAAGTCGCTGACTTACTTGGCTCACATCTTCCCTAAGAGCAAGTTTGTCTTGATGGTGCGAGACGGACGTGCCTCGATACACTCCGTCATCTCACGCAAG GTGACCATCTCGGGCTTCGACCTGAACAATCCACGCGACTGCCTGACCAAGTGGAGCAACGCGGTGGAGACCATGTTCAACCAGTGCGTGGCGGCCGGCCCCGAACGCTGTCTGCCAGTGCGCTACGAGCACTTGGTGCTGCATCCTGAGCGCGAGATGCGTCAGCTGCTGCGCTTCCTGGAGCTCCGCTGGGACCCGGCCGTTCTGCACCACGAGGAGCTCATTGGGAAAGCCGGCGGCGTCTCGCTCTCCAA GGTGGAGCGCTCAACGGACCAAGTCGTGAAGCCGGTGAACACTGAGGCGCTGGCCAAGTGGGTGGGCCACATCCCCGACGACGTGGTGGAGCACATGGCCGAGGTGGCGCCCATGCTGGCACGACTCGGCTACGACCCACGGGCTAACCCGCCCGATTatgcccgcgcgccgccgctctCCAACCCGGCGCTG CCTTGGAAGGTGGCAGAACCTTCCGGAGCTGTTTAG
- the htatsf1 gene encoding 17S U2 SnRNP complex component HTATSF1 gives MSGEANKEFEEQLRLQELYSKTSHGASNPFTYTDPNDGTVYDWDHDKKAWFPKITEDFMAAYQANYGFNQEGNPDANAAAAAKPVATEAEKRPAAEEEPISEQQTSTGVDGKRKGEKRKPDPGWFDMEDTKNTNVYVSGLPPDTSTEEFVELMSKCGIVMRDPITEDYKVKLYKDKEGNLKGDGLCCYLKRESVELAVRLMDESEIRGYKVHVEVARFQLKGQYDASKKKKKNKDYRKKMQMQQKQLDWRPEKQGDARKRHEKVVIIRNMFHPTDFEEDPLVLNEYREDLRSECEKFGEVKKVILFDRHPDGVASVAFKEQEHADACILSFHGRWFGGRQLTAQLWDGTTDYQVEETSREREERLKGWSSFLEGAQQGGGPKLPPGGATEASSAAPPKNTPQPDKTQEGKKEDDNDDAKSTDSSLAGSDDDDNA, from the exons ATGAGCGGCGAGGCCAACAAGGAGTTTGAGGAGCAGCTCCGCCTTCAGGAGCTGTACAGCAAGACGAGCCATGGTGCCTCCAATCCGTTCACGTACACGGACCCCAACGACGGCACAGTGTACGACTGGGACCACGACAAGAAAGCTTGGTTCCCCAAA ATTACAGAGGACTTCATGGCGGCTTACCAGGCTAACTACGGCTTCAATCAGGAAGGCAACCCTGACGCcaatgctgccgccgccgctaagCCCGTCGCCACAGAAGCGGAGAAGCGGCCGGCAGCTGAGGAAGAGCCGATATCGGAGCAGCAGACAAGCACAGGCGTTGACGGCAAGCGCAAAGGAGAAAAGAGGAAACCAGATCCAG GCTGGTTCGACATGGAGGAcaccaagaacaccaacgtgtacGTGTCCG GCCTGCCCCCAGACACCAGCACTGAGGAATTTGTGGAGCTGATGTCCAAGTGCGGCATCGTCATGAGAGACCCCATCACTGAAGACTACAAAGTCAAACTGTACAAGGACAAAGAGGGCAACCTGAAAGGAGACGGACTCTGCTGCTACCTCAAG AGGGAGTCGGTGGAGTTGGCTGTGCGTCTTATGGACGAGTCAGAAATCAGAGGCTACAAAGTGCACGTGGAGGTGGCTCGCTTCCAACTCAAAGGCCAATACGACGccagcaagaagaagaaaaagaacaagGACTACCGCAAGAAGATGCAGATGCAGCAAAA GCAGTTGGACTGGAGGCCCGAGAAGCAAGGAGACGCCAGGAAGCGACACGAAAAGGTCGTCATCATCAGGAATATGTTTCATCCGACTGACTTTGAGGAGGACCCTCTGGTTCTGAACGAATATCGCGAAGACCTGCGCTCAGAGTGCGAGAAGTTCGGCGAGGTCAAGAAGGTCATCCTGTTCGAC AGGCATCCGGACGGCGTGGCCTCGGTGGCCTTTAAGGAGCAGGAGCATGCCGACGCCTGTATCCTGTCCTTCCACGGGCGCTGGTTCGGAGGTCGCCAGCTTACCGCGCAGCTGTGGGACGGCACCACCGACtatcag GTGGAGGAGACGAGCCGTGAACGTGAAGAGCGCCTGAAAGGTTGGTCGTCTTTCCTGGAGGGGGCGCAGCAGGGTGGAGGTCCCAAGCTCCCACCGGGTGGCGCCACAGAGGCGTCCAGCGCCGCACCGCCAAAAAACACGCCACAGCCTGACAAAACGCAGGAAGGCAAAAAAGAGGATGACAACGATGATGCCAAGTCCACCGACAGCAGCCTGGCGGGGAGCGATGACGATGACAACGCTTGA